One window of Acidobacteriaceae bacterium genomic DNA carries:
- a CDS encoding c-type cytochrome, with translation MSSRRNAGLAMAVILLIYCSAIVAGFLVHDLSFSWWDNQLHATDWQPPSYSSIPDGALGDSIRRGAAIFNETPLYASQNTASKIRCSDCHAGGGIQPYSSPMVGLPKLFPMYNERAGHMISMKDRIQECFVRSENGKPLDYDGDTMKNLVDYIDWLSQPEPGHRAFKGRGLVKLPNLTPDPKNGEQIYYSQCAGCHGNDGAGLAPMFPALWGPNSFNDGAGMNQIPKMAAFVQHNMPQNRMGILTPQEAYDVAAFVHEHPRPAFNQAYKHY, from the coding sequence GTGAGTTCCCGTCGCAACGCGGGGCTGGCAATGGCTGTGATCCTGCTGATCTATTGCTCGGCAATCGTCGCTGGCTTTCTGGTTCACGATCTCTCGTTCAGCTGGTGGGACAATCAACTTCACGCCACAGACTGGCAGCCTCCCAGCTACTCGTCGATTCCTGATGGCGCTCTTGGCGACAGCATCCGGCGCGGTGCCGCGATCTTCAACGAAACGCCGCTCTATGCCTCACAAAATACGGCGAGCAAGATTCGCTGCTCTGACTGTCATGCCGGGGGCGGGATTCAACCCTACTCGTCGCCGATGGTCGGGCTGCCGAAGCTTTTTCCGATGTACAACGAACGCGCCGGCCACATGATCAGCATGAAGGATCGCATTCAGGAGTGCTTCGTCCGCAGCGAAAATGGCAAGCCCCTCGACTATGACGGCGACACGATGAAGAACCTGGTCGATTACATCGACTGGCTCTCGCAACCTGAACCCGGCCACAGGGCCTTCAAGGGAAGAGGTCTGGTGAAGCTGCCCAATCTGACACCCGACCCCAAAAACGGCGAACAGATTTACTACTCACAATGCGCGGGCTGCCACGGAAATGACGGCGCCGGTCTCGCTCCCATGTTTCCTGCCCTCTGGGGTCCAAACTCCTTCAACGATGGCGCGGGCATGAATCAGATTCCCAAGATGGCAGCCTTCGTTCAGCACAATATGCCACAGAATCGGATGGGCATCCTCACTCCTCAAGAGGCCTACGATGTCGCTGCATTCGTTCACGAACATCCGCGGCCAGCCTTCAATCAGGCATACAAGCACTACTGA
- a CDS encoding IclR family transcriptional regulator — protein sequence MVTKNNSNKPEQGSNTYSVPAIHRTVDIIEALIATRTMTVSEVNQQFKIPKSSAYAILQTLKARGYVHKDDQDRYSLTLKLFSLGSELIAGIDLRRSTYSLLKELADKAQITAHIAVLEGTRAVYIEKIEVMASTRLRTEVGRTLHLHSTGIGKALLAFRPEDEIDRILAMIELPALTPKTITDRAALKRELARVRAQGYAVGSEENEINIRAIGAPIFGPDGRIVAAVNLGATTLQMKPKDVPPLAALIKEYATKMSERLGYHASRPSNY from the coding sequence ATGGTTACGAAAAATAACTCAAATAAGCCTGAACAGGGCTCGAACACCTACTCGGTGCCGGCGATTCACCGGACGGTAGATATTATCGAGGCGCTCATCGCGACCCGAACGATGACGGTGAGCGAAGTAAACCAGCAATTCAAGATTCCAAAGAGTTCGGCCTATGCCATTCTGCAAACGCTAAAGGCTCGCGGCTACGTCCACAAGGATGATCAGGACCGTTACTCGCTTACTCTGAAGTTGTTCTCGCTGGGAAGCGAACTGATCGCGGGCATTGACCTGCGCCGCTCCACATACTCTTTGCTAAAAGAACTGGCTGACAAAGCGCAAATCACCGCGCACATCGCCGTGCTCGAAGGCACACGAGCCGTATACATCGAAAAGATTGAAGTGATGGCGAGCACACGGCTGCGCACGGAGGTGGGCCGCACACTTCATCTGCACTCGACCGGCATCGGCAAGGCTTTGCTCGCGTTTCGCCCGGAGGATGAAATCGACCGCATTCTCGCCATGATCGAGCTGCCCGCATTAACCCCCAAAACAATCACAGACCGGGCCGCACTCAAGAGGGAACTCGCGAGGGTTCGGGCGCAAGGTTACGCGGTCGGCAGCGAAGAGAACGAGATCAACATACGCGCTATAGGCGCTCCGATCTTTGGGCCTGACGGGCGAATCGTCGCCGCCGTGAACCTTGGCGCGACGACACTGCAGATGAAGCCGAAGGATGTTCCCCCGCTCGCTGCGCTGATCAAGGAGTACGCCACGAAGATGTCCGAGCGGCTTGGCTATCATGCGAGCCGCCCGTCGAATTACTAA
- a CDS encoding FumA C-terminus/TtdB family hydratase beta subunit has protein sequence MSEYHLTAPFDESTMRKLQLEDRVFLDGTLFGIRDATQQRIFDEGVPPPADLTGAVCIHTAPGVRKRPDGGFEKVSIGTTTSTRMDRFVPGLLEQYGVRAIVGKGGLLPGSVDAMQRFGAVYLAIVGGAAALETLQIEEIEKVWWEDLMPECLWKFRVKDFGPLIVAIDAHGNSLYKRVQEQAAANLKAMGYA, from the coding sequence ATGAGCGAATATCACTTGACCGCCCCGTTCGACGAAAGCACGATGCGCAAGCTTCAGCTCGAAGACCGCGTGTTCCTGGATGGCACGCTCTTCGGCATTCGCGATGCAACTCAGCAACGTATCTTTGACGAAGGAGTGCCGCCACCAGCCGACCTAACCGGCGCCGTTTGCATTCATACTGCACCAGGCGTGCGTAAGCGGCCCGACGGCGGATTCGAGAAGGTTTCTATTGGTACGACCACGAGCACACGCATGGACCGTTTTGTTCCCGGACTGCTGGAGCAGTACGGCGTCCGTGCGATCGTTGGTAAAGGGGGCTTGCTACCTGGAAGTGTCGATGCAATGCAGCGGTTCGGTGCGGTATACCTGGCCATCGTTGGTGGCGCCGCTGCTCTCGAGACGCTGCAGATTGAGGAGATCGAGAAGGTGTGGTGGGAAGACCTGATGCCCGAGTGCCTTTGGAAGTTTCGCGTCAAGGACTTTGGACCACTCATCGTCGCCATCGACGCCCATGGCAATAGTCTCTACAAAAGGGTGCAGGAGCAAGCCGCGGCCAATCTGAAGGCAATGGGCTACGCTTAG
- a CDS encoding fumarate hydratase produces MNIYDVIERTAADLYIRALQDIPQDVRAALKRGQMTEEAQKNETANQLMLTILNNIEVADREGMLVCQDTGLPIFHVTVGDNAPVTMTELKAALTRGCARATRERPLRSNTVHPLTRKHTGNNTGQGIPALHFDFIANSDEIELTLAPKGSGSENMSFLRMLVPAEGIRGIHKFVLQCIFESGAKPCPPVIVGVGLGGTSDVACALAKKASCFRKIGTVSEDPEIAQLERELLDEINRTGVGPQGLGGATTALAVHIEWAHTHITQNPVAVNLQCWRGERAEAVITAAGDVRLPEQEAVPVVA; encoded by the coding sequence ATGAATATCTATGACGTGATCGAACGAACGGCAGCCGACCTCTACATCCGAGCGCTACAAGATATTCCCCAGGACGTTCGGGCGGCGCTCAAGCGCGGCCAGATGACTGAGGAAGCGCAAAAAAACGAGACCGCCAATCAGCTCATGCTGACGATCCTCAACAACATCGAGGTCGCCGACCGTGAGGGAATGCTCGTATGCCAGGACACCGGGCTACCGATCTTCCATGTAACGGTCGGCGACAACGCACCGGTGACGATGACCGAGCTCAAGGCGGCGCTGACGCGCGGCTGTGCACGTGCCACCCGCGAGCGTCCGTTGCGATCGAACACAGTTCACCCCCTCACGCGCAAGCATACCGGCAACAACACCGGACAGGGCATTCCCGCGCTCCACTTCGATTTCATCGCAAACTCGGACGAGATCGAGCTCACACTGGCGCCTAAGGGTTCAGGATCAGAGAACATGAGCTTCCTGCGCATGCTCGTTCCTGCGGAAGGAATCCGCGGCATTCACAAGTTTGTACTGCAGTGCATCTTTGAATCGGGCGCGAAGCCGTGTCCGCCGGTTATCGTTGGCGTCGGCTTGGGCGGCACGTCGGACGTTGCCTGCGCACTCGCAAAGAAGGCAAGTTGCTTCCGGAAAATCGGAACCGTGAGCGAGGACCCCGAGATTGCACAGCTCGAAAGGGAGCTTCTCGACGAGATCAACCGCACCGGCGTTGGTCCGCAAGGGCTTGGCGGTGCCACCACCGCATTAGCCGTGCACATCGAGTGGGCACACACGCACATCACTCAGAATCCGGTGGCCGTGAACCTGCAGTGCTGGCGAGGCGAGCGGGCCGAGGCCGTCATCACCGCCGCTGGCGACGTGCGCTTGCCCGAACAGGAAGCAGTTCCAGTTGTTGCATAG
- a CDS encoding FAD-binding protein translates to MKIETLNTDILILGAGGAGLMAALHAHTHAPKLDITVVVKGLLGQSGCTRMVQGGYNAVLNPTDSFERHFEDTVRGGGFLNDQELAWFLVTQAPKRIVELENRVGCMFDRNRDGTVHQKPFAGQSFDRTVHRGDLTGIEIMSNLRDYILESPVRVLEETRGLELLKVGNRVTGALLLESRTGTFVAVTARAVLLATGGGARMYRISSPSLEKSGDGMAMAWRAGAAFSDTEMLQFHPTGLLVGKSIATGGLLEEGLRGAGAWLINGLGERYMERYDPKLERATRDVVSRSSYIEIMAGRGTPHGGVWIDARHMGEAFLLENFPGMVERCADNGFDLLHDRVEVSPSAHFQMGGVHIDIECRSSLEGLFAAGEDASGVHGANRLGGNGVAESIVFGARAGDVMSQSLPEDVRARVSEAEIRDMCERWSVPLRLPEGERPNNLRREIENLMWEKVGLVRNRADLCSALEELAEISERAARQSANPETSFNLEWNEALDVMNICVNAQLVARGALLREESRGSHFRSDFPKPDPEWLKRIRLVKNGDHIDVSYLPVRFTRIASPEVELAESVAAPRI, encoded by the coding sequence ATGAAGATCGAGACCCTCAACACGGACATCCTTATCCTCGGCGCGGGCGGTGCGGGGCTGATGGCGGCGCTGCATGCGCATACCCATGCGCCGAAACTCGACATCACGGTTGTGGTTAAGGGACTCCTTGGCCAGAGTGGATGCACCCGCATGGTGCAGGGCGGATACAACGCGGTTCTCAACCCGACGGACTCGTTCGAGCGCCATTTCGAGGACACTGTTCGCGGCGGAGGCTTCCTGAATGACCAGGAACTCGCTTGGTTTCTCGTTACCCAGGCGCCCAAGCGCATCGTAGAGCTCGAAAATCGCGTTGGCTGCATGTTCGATCGCAACAGAGACGGCACGGTACATCAGAAGCCCTTTGCTGGTCAGTCTTTCGACCGGACCGTACATCGCGGCGATCTCACTGGTATCGAGATCATGTCCAACCTCCGCGACTACATCCTCGAAAGTCCCGTGCGCGTACTCGAGGAAACACGCGGGCTCGAACTCCTAAAAGTGGGCAATCGCGTAACTGGCGCACTCCTTCTCGAAAGCCGCACTGGCACTTTCGTCGCGGTGACGGCGCGCGCCGTGTTGCTCGCTACCGGAGGGGGTGCGCGGATGTATCGCATCTCTTCGCCCTCGCTCGAAAAATCCGGGGACGGCATGGCAATGGCATGGCGCGCTGGCGCCGCGTTCAGTGACACGGAGATGCTCCAGTTTCATCCCACCGGCCTCTTAGTGGGTAAGTCGATTGCAACCGGTGGACTCCTCGAAGAAGGTTTGCGCGGAGCTGGTGCGTGGCTAATCAACGGGCTTGGCGAGCGCTATATGGAACGTTACGATCCAAAGCTTGAGCGAGCCACGCGTGACGTGGTTTCACGCTCCAGCTACATCGAAATCATGGCCGGCCGCGGCACCCCGCACGGTGGCGTGTGGATCGATGCGCGCCACATGGGCGAAGCTTTCCTGCTCGAGAATTTCCCTGGCATGGTGGAGCGCTGCGCCGATAACGGCTTCGACCTGCTGCATGATCGCGTAGAGGTTTCGCCGAGCGCTCACTTTCAGATGGGTGGTGTGCACATCGACATCGAGTGTCGCTCCTCGCTCGAAGGTCTTTTTGCCGCGGGCGAAGACGCGTCGGGCGTGCATGGTGCCAATCGCCTGGGAGGCAACGGTGTGGCGGAGTCCATTGTATTTGGAGCGCGTGCCGGTGACGTGATGTCGCAATCACTCCCTGAAGACGTGCGCGCGCGGGTGTCAGAAGCGGAAATCCGAGACATGTGCGAGCGCTGGAGTGTGCCGCTGCGCTTGCCTGAGGGTGAACGCCCAAACAATCTTCGCCGCGAGATCGAGAACCTGATGTGGGAGAAGGTTGGACTAGTACGCAATCGCGCAGACCTTTGCAGCGCGCTCGAAGAACTTGCTGAGATCAGCGAGCGCGCGGCGCGCCAAAGTGCGAATCCCGAGACTTCCTTCAACCTCGAGTGGAACGAAGCGCTGGATGTGATGAACATCTGCGTTAACGCGCAACTTGTCGCGCGCGGGGCGCTACTGCGAGAAGAGAGCCGCGGCTCTCACTTCCGCAGCGATTTTCCAAAACCGGATCCGGAGTGGCTCAAGCGGATTCGGCTCGTCAAGAACGGCGATCACATCGATGTGAGCTATCTTCCCGTGAGGTTCACCCGCATTGCCTCGCCGGAGGTTGAGCTTGCGGAATCCGTAGCAGCACCGAGGATCTGA
- a CDS encoding succinate dehydrogenase/fumarate reductase iron-sulfur subunit: protein MQPFYQMNKRLFIRRSSDNGRARVQSFTIEARPEFTVLDALFNVQHQQDPTLAFRCSCRVGMCGTCGVQVNGVSRLACKTRLSQIEENDIYLSPLPHFKVIRDLVVSLAPFFEQWKKVLPRLRPRDENGEELAIIPATSAYTKHSEGKRDCLTCGLCFAACGVLATSKQYLGPAAVNKALLRVLDPRDTAQAERLDVVNGSRDGVWRCHSQFNCVTVCPKGIDLASSIGFFKRNLLFKDRSLDA, encoded by the coding sequence GTGCAGCCGTTCTACCAAATGAACAAACGCCTCTTCATCCGCCGATCGAGTGACAACGGCAGGGCTCGCGTGCAGAGCTTCACGATCGAAGCGCGGCCTGAATTTACAGTGCTGGATGCGCTCTTCAACGTACAGCATCAGCAGGACCCCACCCTTGCCTTCCGTTGCTCCTGCCGAGTAGGCATGTGTGGCACGTGCGGCGTGCAGGTCAACGGCGTGTCGCGGCTCGCGTGCAAAACGCGCCTCAGCCAAATAGAAGAGAACGACATCTACCTCTCACCATTGCCGCATTTCAAAGTCATCCGCGATCTCGTCGTATCGTTGGCGCCGTTCTTCGAGCAATGGAAGAAGGTTCTGCCGCGTCTGCGCCCACGAGATGAAAACGGTGAAGAACTGGCTATCATCCCGGCGACCTCCGCTTACACCAAGCACTCAGAAGGCAAGCGCGACTGCCTCACCTGCGGCCTCTGTTTTGCGGCATGCGGCGTGCTTGCCACAAGCAAGCAATATCTGGGCCCCGCAGCTGTCAACAAAGCGCTCCTTCGTGTACTTGATCCGCGCGACACCGCGCAAGCCGAGCGGCTCGACGTGGTCAACGGCTCGCGTGACGGCGTGTGGCGCTGCCATTCGCAGTTTAACTGCGTGACCGTCTGTCCTAAGGGAATCGACCTCGCGAGCAGCATCGGCTTCTTCAAGCGCAACCTTCTGTTCAAGGATAGGAGCCTCGACGCATGA
- a CDS encoding fumarylacetoacetate hydrolase family protein, with translation MKLTNILNNAGERVLALVEGERVYDLSKASGNKPEFASLGKWLHGGEAARKAADKLREQLMRDASAGAPLNEAKLAPMVDCDARIFCVGLNYADHAAENNLPPPESPIFFTKLTQVVVPHGAEVPLPALSKQVDYEAEVAVILGRRADRVSEQEAEACVAGYSIMNDVSARDLQRQDKQWFRGKSCNGFGPLGPWMVTIDAIADPKNLEVSLRHNGQLLQHSNTSNLVFTPAALISILSQTLVLEPGDVLSTGTPAGVGFHRKPQVFMQPGDRVEIEVENIGVLATTFVAEPPKQ, from the coding sequence ATGAAATTGACGAACATCCTCAACAATGCCGGCGAGCGCGTGCTCGCGTTGGTTGAAGGCGAACGCGTATACGACCTCTCGAAGGCATCGGGCAACAAACCGGAGTTTGCGTCGCTTGGCAAGTGGCTGCACGGCGGTGAGGCCGCTCGCAAGGCGGCCGACAAGCTGCGCGAACAGCTCATGCGTGATGCCTCCGCAGGTGCACCGCTGAACGAAGCAAAGCTCGCCCCGATGGTTGATTGCGACGCGCGCATCTTTTGCGTGGGATTGAACTACGCTGATCACGCCGCTGAGAACAACCTGCCGCCACCGGAGTCGCCCATCTTCTTCACCAAGCTGACACAGGTGGTCGTGCCGCACGGTGCGGAAGTCCCGCTCCCCGCCCTCTCGAAACAAGTAGATTATGAAGCCGAAGTCGCTGTGATTCTCGGCCGCCGTGCAGACCGGGTCAGTGAGCAGGAAGCCGAAGCCTGCGTCGCCGGCTATAGCATCATGAACGACGTCTCCGCCCGCGACCTTCAGCGACAGGACAAACAATGGTTCCGCGGCAAGAGCTGCAACGGCTTCGGACCGCTCGGCCCTTGGATGGTGACTATCGATGCGATCGCCGATCCGAAGAATCTCGAGGTTAGCCTTCGCCATAACGGCCAGTTGTTGCAGCATTCGAATACAAGCAACCTCGTATTTACGCCCGCGGCACTCATTTCCATCCTCTCGCAGACCCTTGTACTCGAGCCGGGAGACGTGCTTAGCACAGGCACTCCGGCAGGAGTAGGTTTTCATCGCAAACCGCAGGTCTTCATGCAGCCTGGGGACCGCGTGGAGATCGAGGTGGAAAATATCGGCGTACTGGCCACCACGTTTGTAGCGGAGCCGCCTAAGCAATAA
- a CDS encoding amidohydrolase family protein gives MRSPIRIADCHGHIGVHPDFPAYKAEPDEIVAVMDHLNIELLAVTSTLACYNDCPRGNAEVAPVLQKYPNRFLGYITVNPNPPGQAVAELERWKHFHQPPLIKLHPGTHKYPVTGPNYKPIWEYAHKHNAIVLVHTWDSDPNCGPLLFPKIAKDHSGARILLGHSGVTWRGYMQAIEAAEAAENLWLDLSGSQNHRLILEHCVERLGAERILFGSDLPFLEAAMTIGRVLTSRISYDAKEKILRTNFLRMVNRL, from the coding sequence ATGAGGTCGCCGATTCGCATCGCGGACTGCCACGGCCACATCGGCGTGCACCCGGATTTTCCCGCTTACAAGGCCGAGCCGGACGAGATAGTTGCCGTGATGGACCACCTCAACATCGAACTGCTCGCCGTCACCTCAACGCTCGCCTGCTATAACGACTGTCCGCGCGGCAACGCCGAGGTTGCACCGGTGCTCCAGAAGTATCCGAATCGTTTCCTCGGCTATATCACTGTGAATCCGAACCCGCCAGGGCAGGCCGTCGCGGAACTGGAGCGCTGGAAGCACTTTCATCAGCCGCCGCTCATCAAGCTGCACCCGGGAACGCACAAATATCCGGTCACCGGCCCGAACTACAAACCCATCTGGGAGTACGCACACAAACACAATGCGATCGTCCTCGTGCACACGTGGGATTCGGACCCGAACTGTGGCCCGCTGCTGTTTCCGAAGATCGCGAAAGACCATTCCGGCGCGCGTATTCTGCTTGGGCATTCGGGTGTGACATGGCGCGGCTACATGCAGGCGATTGAAGCAGCAGAGGCGGCCGAGAACTTATGGCTCGATCTCTCCGGATCGCAGAACCATCGCCTGATTCTCGAGCACTGTGTCGAGCGCCTAGGCGCAGAGCGTATCCTGTTCGGCTCCGACCTTCCCTTCCTCGAAGCGGCGATGACCATCGGCCGCGTACTCACTTCGCGCATCTCTTATGACGCGAAAGAAAAGATTCTTCGCACCAATTTTCTGCGGATGGTGAACAGACTATGA
- a CDS encoding DegT/DnrJ/EryC1/StrS family aminotransferase, producing the protein MTLAMLGGPAVRTTPFAPWPQYDHSEEEALLRVLHSRSWGGYHESVKELEKSFAAYHEVPHAVACSNGTIAIEVALKAMGIGPGDEVIVPPYTFIASASAIMLCHATPVFADIDPETLNLSVRAAEAAITARTKAIVVVHFGGRPAEMDAFQAVAQRHGLKLLEDAAHAHGAKWKGVPVGGWGDVATFSFQSFKLITAGEGGMLLSKSEELIDKCWTYCNQGRRRDGGWFDHYTLGTNYRITGFQSAVLCEQLKKMPAQTELRAKNVARFREGLKHISGITLVADDPRIERHPYYLLTLRYDSKGFAGLERDAVIRALQAEGIPAKPTYPAPLYRNEVFARHTGSLARCSGWHAAQDYQSLYLPEAERVCKDGIWLNHTVFLGDDRDVDDVLEGFRKVQTLASTVPVLEAIGKS; encoded by the coding sequence GTGACACTTGCGATGCTTGGAGGGCCTGCGGTTCGTACCACGCCATTCGCTCCCTGGCCGCAGTACGACCACAGTGAAGAAGAGGCGCTGCTCCGCGTGTTGCACAGCCGCTCATGGGGCGGCTACCACGAAAGCGTAAAGGAGCTTGAGAAGAGTTTCGCTGCGTATCACGAAGTACCGCACGCAGTTGCGTGCTCGAATGGCACGATTGCGATTGAAGTGGCGCTGAAAGCCATGGGGATTGGTCCCGGCGATGAGGTTATCGTTCCGCCGTACACGTTCATTGCTTCGGCGAGCGCGATCATGCTCTGCCATGCAACGCCAGTCTTTGCGGACATTGACCCCGAAACGCTTAACCTCTCCGTTCGGGCTGCAGAGGCTGCGATCACGGCGCGTACGAAGGCGATCGTGGTCGTTCACTTTGGCGGACGCCCGGCTGAGATGGACGCCTTCCAGGCGGTGGCGCAACGGCACGGACTCAAGCTCCTCGAGGACGCCGCTCACGCACACGGCGCGAAGTGGAAAGGCGTGCCCGTCGGTGGCTGGGGAGACGTCGCAACGTTCAGCTTCCAGTCTTTCAAGCTGATCACCGCCGGCGAAGGCGGAATGCTCCTCAGCAAATCTGAAGAGCTGATTGATAAGTGTTGGACCTACTGCAATCAAGGCCGACGCCGTGACGGTGGATGGTTCGATCACTACACGCTGGGCACGAACTACCGCATCACTGGTTTCCAATCCGCCGTGCTATGCGAGCAGCTAAAGAAGATGCCTGCTCAGACCGAGCTGCGCGCAAAGAACGTTGCACGGTTCCGCGAAGGCCTCAAGCATATTTCCGGCATTACACTCGTGGCCGATGACCCGCGCATTGAGCGCCATCCGTACTACCTCCTTACCCTACGCTATGACTCGAAGGGTTTCGCCGGACTGGAGCGCGACGCAGTCATCCGCGCGCTGCAGGCTGAAGGTATTCCCGCCAAGCCAACATATCCCGCGCCGCTGTACCGAAACGAAGTCTTCGCCAGGCACACCGGATCTCTCGCGCGCTGCAGTGGGTGGCACGCCGCGCAGGATTACCAATCGTTGTATCTGCCGGAAGCCGAGCGCGTCTGCAAGGACGGAATCTGGCTAAACCATACGGTCTTTCTTGGAGATGACCGCGACGTGGACGATGTGCTCGAAGGTTTCCGCAAGGTGCAGACTCTGGCGTCAACCGTGCCTGTGCTGGAAGCCATAGGGAAGTCTTAG
- a CDS encoding AGE family epimerase/isomerase — protein sequence MKRRQFLLRSAAAGAAQFAPALVPGVTAGAQHTSSQQQPPLGHTLSELHVMYHRDLFVDWLPFMEQHVIDREYGGFLCNTDFDGTHVDYEKEPLFEGRGMWVYSTLYLRFGRDPRYLEVARRSAELLEKSQPPDDTFWCNTIHRDGSPAGPSGKLIPTDVGIAEGFAAYAQATGKQEYLDRAKRLLRKCIEAYDRPTYNPAVGRTYFGENAPPLPGARIMGSAMIMLRSAAQILAADPDPYFDQFAKRCASIVLEHHFNPRYRLNNELLQHDASLPGTPYDQLVNLGNTLEITWMLLDEATRQHDETMLRTIADRFHRHAEVARDPVYNGVFHTLRNVDQNDYVLTKLLWAQEETLTDALYIYDRLGEPWAAKLFTGMHAYVRRTFPLTAHGSPIWMYQTGRQATFEQFSLLGKRIENYHHPRHLMLTLLRLEAMLH from the coding sequence ATGAAGAGACGGCAGTTCCTTCTTCGCTCCGCCGCAGCGGGAGCCGCGCAGTTCGCGCCCGCTCTTGTGCCGGGTGTGACTGCTGGCGCACAACACACCAGCTCGCAACAGCAACCGCCTCTCGGCCATACGCTGTCCGAGCTTCACGTGATGTACCATCGCGATTTGTTCGTTGACTGGCTGCCCTTCATGGAACAACACGTGATCGACCGTGAGTACGGTGGCTTTCTATGCAATACGGACTTCGACGGCACGCATGTGGACTACGAGAAAGAACCGCTGTTTGAAGGCCGCGGCATGTGGGTTTACTCCACTCTCTATCTGCGTTTTGGGCGTGATCCGCGCTATCTTGAGGTGGCGCGCCGCAGCGCCGAATTGCTGGAAAAATCTCAGCCGCCTGACGACACGTTCTGGTGCAACACCATTCATCGTGACGGCTCGCCCGCCGGGCCCTCAGGCAAGCTGATCCCTACCGACGTCGGCATCGCCGAAGGATTCGCCGCGTACGCACAGGCGACAGGCAAGCAGGAATATCTAGATCGCGCGAAGCGCCTGCTCCGCAAGTGTATCGAGGCATACGACCGTCCGACCTACAATCCGGCCGTTGGCCGCACTTACTTCGGCGAAAATGCTCCGCCGCTTCCCGGCGCGCGCATCATGGGCAGCGCCATGATCATGCTGCGGTCGGCAGCACAGATTCTCGCCGCCGATCCGGATCCGTATTTTGATCAGTTCGCGAAACGCTGTGCCTCGATCGTGCTGGAGCATCACTTCAACCCTCGCTATCGCCTTAACAATGAGCTGCTGCAGCATGATGCTTCCCTGCCCGGCACGCCCTACGATCAGCTCGTCAACCTCGGCAACACGCTGGAGATAACGTGGATGCTGCTCGACGAGGCGACGCGACAGCACGATGAAACAATGCTTCGCACGATTGCCGATCGCTTTCATCGTCATGCCGAGGTCGCCCGAGATCCCGTGTATAACGGCGTGTTCCATACTCTGCGCAACGTCGATCAAAACGATTATGTACTGACGAAACTGCTCTGGGCGCAGGAAGAAACGCTGACTGATGCTCTCTATATCTATGATCGTCTTGGCGAGCCCTGGGCCGCCAAACTCTTTACCGGCATGCATGCCTACGTCCGCCGCACATTCCCGCTCACAGCACACGGTTCTCCCATCTGGATGTACCAGACCGGACGGCAGGCAACGTTCGAGCAGTTCTCCCTTCTTGGAAAGCGCATCGAGAACTACCATCACCCCCGTCACCTCATGCTCACTCTCTTGCGCCTTGAGGCAATGCTTCATTGA